One window of Pseudomonas urmiensis genomic DNA carries:
- a CDS encoding D-Ala-D-Ala carboxypeptidase family metallohydrolase, with product MGRARKLILAAGLLSAAVTQADERDLWMFAQWAGDHQTRPFRQMLVDARLYGIVPIHQLLRSASDWRLCRASPFAVPPASQWPAVRSTLALIKTLDDRGALRQFEVVSAYRDPRLNACAGGAVGSAHTRAFAVDLLLPAWADPNPLCSFWQQHGQAWNMGLGRYPSGRIHIDTAGYRTWGGDGSAGSSFCVKPK from the coding sequence ATGGGGCGAGCAAGGAAACTGATACTGGCAGCGGGTCTGCTGAGCGCTGCTGTCACCCAGGCCGACGAGCGCGACCTGTGGATGTTCGCCCAATGGGCGGGAGACCATCAGACCCGGCCGTTTCGCCAGATGCTGGTCGATGCTCGCCTCTACGGCATCGTGCCGATCCATCAATTGCTGCGTTCAGCCTCTGATTGGCGCCTGTGCCGGGCTTCACCCTTCGCCGTACCGCCCGCCAGCCAGTGGCCGGCGGTACGCTCGACCCTGGCCTTGATCAAGACCCTCGACGACCGGGGCGCGCTGCGCCAATTCGAGGTGGTTTCGGCCTATCGCGACCCCCGCCTCAACGCCTGCGCCGGGGGCGCGGTGGGTAGCGCGCATACCCGGGCGTTCGCGGTCGACCTGTTGTTGCCCGCCTGGGCCGATCCCAATCCACTGTGCAGCTTCTGGCAGCAACACGGCCAGGCCTGGAACATGGGCTTGGGTCGCTATCCGTCGGGGCGCATTCATATCGACACGGCGGGCTATCGAACCTGGGGTGGTGATGGCAGCGCTGGTTCGTCGTTCTGCGTCAAGCCCAAGTGA
- the mksE gene encoding Mks condensin complex protein MksE has protein sequence MHLDLSELSQLAPIFRELFKGFHVSRRDPELYAQLSNFQDQYRTLFKALGFELVCDTRGFYYFVPELAAAQVNKTAQRLSLFTFILVEHLADQGRDPIAVLDGGSIGRDELPSLLEKYRDLFIQAEVQTVDELEEKILRRMTQLGFAHEEGGIYRFLPPMHRFLDVCLSVQQDRDLAATLHSDLPLPTPVLVEEESPEELARTDDPLDLSPFDGEESEEDALARAIREEQQEIDA, from the coding sequence ATGCATCTTGATCTTTCCGAACTGTCCCAGCTCGCGCCGATCTTCCGCGAGCTGTTCAAGGGCTTCCATGTCAGCCGCCGCGACCCGGAGCTGTACGCCCAACTGTCGAACTTCCAGGACCAGTACCGCACCCTGTTCAAGGCCCTGGGCTTCGAGCTGGTGTGCGATACCCGCGGCTTCTACTATTTCGTTCCGGAGCTGGCTGCCGCGCAGGTCAACAAGACCGCCCAGCGCCTCTCGCTGTTCACCTTCATCCTGGTCGAGCACCTGGCCGACCAGGGCCGCGACCCGATTGCCGTGCTCGATGGCGGCAGCATTGGCCGCGATGAACTGCCGTCGCTGCTGGAAAAATACCGCGACCTGTTCATCCAGGCCGAAGTGCAGACCGTCGACGAGCTGGAAGAAAAGATCCTGCGGCGCATGACCCAGCTGGGCTTCGCTCATGAAGAAGGTGGTATCTACCGCTTCCTGCCGCCGATGCACCGCTTCCTCGATGTGTGCCTGTCGGTCCAGCAGGACCGTGACCTGGCCGCCACCCTGCACAGCGACCTGCCCCTGCCGACGCCGGTACTGGTCGAAGAAGAAAGCCCCGAGGAGCTGGCGCGCACCGACGACCCGCTCGACCTGAGCCCGTTCGACGGCGAGGAAAGCGAAGAAGACGCCCTTGCCCGGGCCATCCGCGAAGAGCAACAGGAGATTGACGCATGA
- the can gene encoding carbonate dehydratase, with translation MHDLQELIDNNQRWADAITQRDPDFFAKLARQQTPEFLWIGCSDARVPANEIVGMLPGDLFVHRNVANVVLHTDLNCLSVIQYAVEVLKVKHILVTGHYGCGGVRAAMQDRQLGLIDGWLRSIRDLYYEKRGELAKLDSIDAQVDRLCELNVIQQVANVAHTSIVQNAWHRGQELSIHGCIYGIKDGRWKSLDTTISGFAQLPPQYRLRPLE, from the coding sequence ATGCACGACCTGCAGGAATTGATCGACAACAACCAGCGCTGGGCGGATGCCATTACCCAGCGCGATCCCGATTTCTTTGCCAAGCTGGCCCGCCAGCAGACGCCTGAATTTCTCTGGATCGGCTGCTCCGATGCGCGGGTGCCGGCCAACGAGATCGTCGGCATGCTGCCGGGTGATCTGTTCGTGCACCGCAACGTCGCCAACGTGGTGTTGCACACCGACCTCAACTGCTTGTCGGTGATTCAGTACGCGGTCGAGGTGCTCAAGGTCAAACACATCCTGGTGACCGGCCACTATGGCTGCGGCGGGGTGCGTGCGGCCATGCAGGACCGTCAGCTGGGCCTGATCGATGGCTGGCTGCGCTCGATCCGCGATCTGTACTACGAGAAGCGTGGCGAGCTGGCCAAGCTGGACAGCATCGATGCGCAGGTCGATCGTCTGTGCGAGCTGAACGTGATCCAGCAGGTGGCCAATGTGGCGCACACCAGCATCGTCCAGAATGCCTGGCACCGGGGGCAGGAGCTGTCGATCCATGGTTGCATCTATGGCATCAAGGATGGCCGCTGGAAGAGCCTGGACACCACCATCAGCGGCTTTGCCCAGTTGCCGCCGCAGTATCGCTTGCGGCCATTGGAGTAA
- the rimI gene encoding ribosomal protein S18-alanine N-acetyltransferase: protein MSDSISFRPMTEADLDAVLKIEYAAFSHPWTRGIFQDALKSYEVWLMFDGQQQVGHGVINVIIDEAHLLNITVKPENQGCGLGLRLLEHLMARAYQLNGRECFLEVRASNQSAYRLYERYGFNEVGRRRDYYPMAGGREDALVMACTLFEE, encoded by the coding sequence ATGAGTGATTCGATCAGTTTCCGCCCGATGACCGAGGCGGATCTGGATGCCGTGCTTAAGATCGAATATGCCGCGTTCAGCCATCCCTGGACCCGTGGAATCTTCCAGGATGCGCTCAAGTCATATGAAGTGTGGCTGATGTTCGACGGTCAGCAGCAGGTTGGACATGGCGTGATCAACGTGATCATCGATGAGGCGCATCTGCTCAATATCACCGTCAAGCCGGAAAACCAGGGCTGCGGGCTGGGCCTGCGCCTGCTCGAGCACCTGATGGCACGGGCCTATCAGCTCAACGGCCGCGAGTGCTTCCTGGAAGTACGCGCCAGCAACCAGTCGGCCTACCGCCTGTACGAACGCTACGGATTCAACGAAGTCGGTCGGCGTCGAGACTACTACCCGATGGCTGGCGGACGCGAAGACGCCCTGGTGATGGCCTGCACTCTATTCGAAGAGTGA
- the mksB gene encoding Mks condensin complex protein MksB yields MIEPKRVLRALAEHWALIEPLCERFDQGTLSLIELRQQLGRQQVESTPQDITQLLDVWIRLDILVPVAKSPNRFELNAQIHDFLAYLRREHRLGLCLEIEAYLRHLERLAGHIQDAFDNRDSDDLARQLRLLDMRVRDVLKKLDNDEQALVAVAERAKTSNRQIPLRQRYAEVLATWDEYVEPMIQLVNADGAFEQGVRKVETVLLRLLGEQARLGHLVDDDMLLRTHARILEMQTSAQLTLRHARELLLPLREEARRHNAVTRGAALALSVIRRKGIDAVPQAAMPMFTRPQSTFLGSASQVEAYVYALARFEPKPARFPKAHKTNKGPAPRAPRTVKEMLERCQDALPLPDLMVWLLEQEPEGATDELLYWFSRLSREKRFSRERLERRDYTTREHLVSLRSFALTAPSPESNASPANAS; encoded by the coding sequence ATGATCGAACCCAAGCGCGTCCTGCGCGCCCTAGCCGAACACTGGGCATTGATCGAGCCGCTGTGCGAGCGTTTCGACCAGGGCACCCTGAGCCTGATCGAGCTGCGCCAGCAACTGGGCCGCCAGCAGGTGGAAAGCACCCCGCAGGACATCACCCAGCTACTCGATGTGTGGATCCGCCTGGATATCCTGGTGCCGGTGGCGAAAAGCCCGAACCGTTTCGAGCTCAACGCCCAGATCCACGACTTCCTCGCCTACCTGCGCCGCGAACACCGCCTGGGCCTGTGCCTGGAGATCGAAGCCTACCTGCGCCACCTGGAGCGGTTGGCCGGGCATATCCAGGACGCCTTCGACAACCGCGACAGCGACGATTTGGCGCGCCAGCTGCGCCTGCTCGACATGCGTGTGCGCGACGTCCTCAAGAAGCTCGACAACGACGAGCAGGCGCTGGTCGCCGTGGCCGAACGGGCCAAGACCAGCAACCGCCAGATCCCCCTGCGTCAGCGCTATGCCGAGGTCCTGGCGACCTGGGACGAGTACGTCGAGCCGATGATCCAGCTGGTCAACGCCGACGGCGCTTTCGAGCAAGGCGTGCGCAAGGTCGAGACCGTGCTGCTGCGCCTGCTCGGCGAACAGGCGCGACTCGGTCACCTGGTCGATGACGACATGTTGCTGCGCACCCACGCGCGCATCCTCGAGATGCAGACCAGCGCCCAGCTGACCCTGCGTCACGCCCGCGAGCTGCTGCTGCCGCTGCGCGAAGAAGCGCGCCGGCATAACGCCGTGACCCGTGGCGCCGCCCTCGCCCTTTCGGTGATCCGCCGCAAGGGCATCGACGCCGTGCCACAGGCGGCGATGCCGATGTTCACCCGTCCGCAGAGCACCTTCCTCGGCAGCGCCAGCCAGGTCGAGGCCTACGTCTATGCCCTGGCCCGCTTCGAGCCCAAGCCTGCGCGCTTCCCCAAGGCGCACAAGACCAACAAGGGCCCGGCACCGCGCGCGCCGCGCACAGTCAAGGAAATGCTCGAACGCTGCCAGGACGCCCTGCCCCTGCCCGACCTGATGGTCTGGCTGCTGGAGCAGGAGCCCGAAGGCGCCACCGACGAACTGCTGTACTGGTTCTCGCGCCTGTCGCGAGAAAAGCGCTTCAGCCGCGAACGCCTCGAACGGCGTGACTACACCACCCGTGAACACCTGGTGAGTCTGCGCTCGTTCGCCCTGACCGCACCATCGCCTGAATCCAACGCGAGCCCAGCCAATGCATCTTGA
- the cgtA gene encoding Obg family GTPase CgtA, translating into MKFVDEVSIRVKAGDGGNGCMSFRREKFIENGGPNGGDGGDGGSVFMIADENLNTLVDYRYTRHHEAQRGANGGSTDCTGKKGEDLILRVPVGTTVIDASTQEVIGDLIAPGQKLMVAQGGWHGLGNTRFKSSTNRAPRQTTPGKPGDQRDLKLEMKVLADVGLLGLPNAGKSTFIRAVSAAKPKVADYPFTTLVPNLGVVSVDRWKSFVIADIPGLIEGASDGAGLGIRFLKHLARTRVLLHLVDLAPLDETSPADAAEVIVNELTSFSPSLAQRERWLVLNKSDMIMDDERDERVKEVVDRLQWEGPVYVISAISKQGTEQLSRDLMRYLEDRADRLANDPAYAQELAELDQRIEDEARAQLQALDDARTLRRTGVKSVHDIGDDDDWDDDFEDDEDGPEIIYVRD; encoded by the coding sequence ATGAAGTTTGTTGACGAAGTATCGATCCGGGTCAAAGCCGGTGATGGCGGTAACGGTTGCATGAGCTTCCGCCGCGAGAAGTTCATCGAGAACGGTGGCCCCAACGGTGGCGATGGTGGCGACGGTGGCTCGGTGTTCATGATCGCCGACGAAAACCTCAATACCCTGGTCGACTACCGCTACACCCGTCACCACGAAGCCCAGCGCGGCGCCAACGGCGGCAGCACCGACTGCACCGGCAAGAAAGGTGAAGACCTGATCCTGCGCGTACCGGTCGGCACCACGGTGATCGACGCTTCGACCCAGGAAGTGATCGGCGACCTGATCGCCCCTGGCCAGAAGCTGATGGTCGCCCAAGGCGGCTGGCACGGCCTGGGCAACACCCGTTTCAAGTCCAGCACCAACCGGGCACCGCGCCAGACCACCCCAGGCAAGCCGGGTGATCAGCGTGACCTGAAGCTGGAAATGAAAGTGCTGGCCGACGTCGGCCTGCTCGGTCTGCCCAACGCCGGCAAGAGCACCTTCATCCGCGCAGTTTCGGCCGCCAAGCCGAAAGTCGCCGACTACCCGTTCACCACCCTGGTGCCGAACCTGGGTGTGGTCAGTGTCGACCGCTGGAAGAGCTTCGTCATCGCCGACATCCCGGGCCTGATCGAAGGTGCCTCCGACGGTGCCGGCCTGGGTATCCGCTTCCTCAAGCACCTGGCCCGTACCCGCGTGCTGCTGCACCTGGTCGACCTGGCGCCGCTGGATGAAACCAGCCCGGCCGATGCCGCTGAAGTGATCGTCAACGAGCTGACCAGCTTCAGCCCGTCGCTGGCCCAGCGCGAGCGCTGGCTGGTGCTGAACAAGTCGGACATGATCATGGACGACGAGCGCGACGAGCGCGTCAAGGAAGTGGTCGATCGCCTGCAGTGGGAAGGTCCGGTCTACGTGATCTCGGCCATCTCCAAGCAGGGTACCGAGCAGCTCAGCCGCGACCTGATGCGCTATCTCGAAGACCGCGCCGATCGCCTGGCCAACGACCCGGCCTACGCCCAAGAGCTGGCCGAGCTCGATCAGCGTATCGAAGACGAAGCCCGTGCTCAGTTGCAGGCCCTGGACGATGCCCGCACTCTGCGCCGCACTGGCGTCAAGAGCGTGCATGACATCGGCGACGATGACGACTGGGATGATGATTTCGAGGACGACGAAGACGGTCCGGAAATCATTTACGTGCGCGACTGA
- a CDS encoding CreA family protein — protein MTVLKRLIAVAALALPMVASAEEVGQVSTVFKFVGPNDRIVVEAFDDPKVEGVTCYLSRAKTGGLKGGLGLAEDRAEASIACRQVGPINFKGELKDGEEVFKERTSLVFKTMQVVRFLDKKRNTLVYLVYSDRLIEGSPQNAVTAIPIVPWAQ, from the coding sequence ATGACTGTGTTGAAAAGGCTGATTGCCGTGGCGGCGCTGGCGCTGCCGATGGTCGCGAGTGCCGAGGAAGTTGGCCAGGTGTCCACCGTGTTCAAGTTCGTCGGGCCTAATGACCGGATTGTCGTCGAGGCGTTCGATGATCCCAAGGTCGAGGGCGTGACCTGCTACCTGTCGCGGGCCAAGACCGGGGGTTTGAAGGGTGGTTTAGGCTTGGCCGAGGATCGCGCCGAGGCGTCGATTGCTTGCCGCCAGGTTGGGCCGATCAACTTCAAGGGCGAACTCAAGGATGGCGAGGAAGTGTTCAAGGAACGCACCTCGCTGGTGTTCAAGACCATGCAGGTGGTGCGTTTCCTCGACAAGAAGCGCAATACCTTGGTCTATCTGGTGTACAGCGACCGCCTGATCGAAGGCAGCCCGCAAAATGCGGTGACGGCGATTCCGATCGTGCCGTGGGCGCAGTAA
- the proB gene encoding glutamate 5-kinase: MRSKVTGAKRWVVKIGSALLTADGKGLDRGAMGVWVEQMVALREAGVELVLVSSGAVAAGMSQLGWSKRPSAMNELQAAASLGQMRLVQAWESSFGEHGKHTAQILLTHDDLSDRKRYLNARSTLRTLVDLGVVPVINENDTVVTDEIRFGDNDTLAALVANLVEADLLVILTDRDGMFDADPRNNPDAQLIFEARADDPALDAVAGSTGGALGRGGMQTKLRAARLAARSGAHTIIVGGRIERVLDRLKAGERLGTLLSPERGMLAARKQWLAGHLQTRGTLVLDAGAVQALRGANKSLLPVGVKTVQGSFRRGEMVVCVGPDGQEVARGLANYSALEAQKIIGQPSDAIEALLGYSAEPELVHRDNLVLV; encoded by the coding sequence ATGCGAAGCAAGGTGACGGGCGCGAAGCGCTGGGTCGTGAAGATCGGCAGCGCCCTGCTGACCGCGGATGGCAAGGGCCTGGACCGCGGCGCCATGGGTGTTTGGGTCGAGCAGATGGTGGCCTTGCGCGAAGCAGGCGTGGAACTGGTGCTGGTCTCCTCCGGAGCCGTGGCCGCCGGCATGAGCCAGCTCGGTTGGAGCAAGCGACCGAGCGCGATGAACGAGCTGCAGGCCGCTGCTTCGCTGGGCCAGATGCGCCTGGTGCAGGCTTGGGAGTCGAGCTTCGGCGAGCACGGCAAGCACACCGCGCAGATTCTTCTGACCCACGACGACCTTTCCGACCGCAAGCGTTACCTCAATGCCCGCAGCACCCTGCGCACCCTGGTTGACCTGGGTGTGGTGCCGGTGATCAACGAGAACGACACCGTGGTCACCGACGAGATCCGCTTTGGCGACAACGACACCCTGGCCGCATTGGTGGCCAACCTGGTCGAAGCCGACTTGCTGGTGATCCTCACCGACCGTGACGGCATGTTCGACGCCGACCCACGCAACAACCCCGATGCCCAGCTGATCTTCGAAGCGCGCGCCGATGATCCGGCGCTGGATGCCGTGGCTGGCAGCACCGGTGGTGCGCTGGGCCGTGGCGGCATGCAGACCAAGCTGCGCGCTGCGCGTCTGGCAGCGCGTTCCGGCGCCCACACCATCATCGTCGGCGGGCGCATCGAGCGCGTGCTAGATCGGCTCAAGGCCGGCGAGCGCCTGGGCACCTTGCTGTCGCCCGAGCGCGGCATGCTCGCGGCGCGCAAGCAGTGGCTGGCTGGCCACTTGCAGACCCGTGGCACCCTGGTGCTCGACGCCGGTGCCGTACAGGCCCTGCGTGGGGCCAACAAGAGCCTGTTGCCGGTTGGGGTGAAAACCGTCCAAGGCAGCTTCCGGCGTGGCGAGATGGTGGTCTGCGTCGGCCCTGATGGCCAAGAGGTCGCGCGCGGCCTGGCCAACTACAGTGCCCTGGAGGCGCAGAAGATCATCGGCCAGCCGTCCGATGCCATCGAAGCCCTGCTCGGCTATAGCGCCGAGCCTGAGCTGGTGCACCGCGATAACCTGGTTCTGGTCTGA
- the mksF gene encoding Mks condensin complex protein MksF produces the protein MSQERYGIRRFALLNTAGYSLGLFPLEHPLSVYGANNLGKSASINALQFPILARMSDMSFGKYSLEQSRRFYFASDTSYILCELNLPHGPHVIGVVGRGPGGGFGHQFFAYQGELDLAHYQKDDTCLRQKELFTNLERNGLKAYELKPDELRRLLVGGHTSVPLDLTLIPLRSTSEQSLKTFRALFINLLHMREITAAKLKQLFLDAFEHSLRSGSVDYIAACEEAFRDVRRMEGDYNALVAAGPLVEALAGGVAQRDILRGKLHRLSPLLDNLLGTWQDYAMARKEELVIQSEHYRAEQDRLQNDQRGGTQELMRLEREITGIQRWLGELSVLKHRFALVTDVKVLEQQLLAAKDAHDELAGALAQSRQFSAEDLDERVRDLEKRVKAVKQQLDHADNNSYARLREEFSQQDVDRLMRLFNGALFSLPLGERGIELDDSDLWVKSLEAVLDSFKGERFEAPGLSIDLSHIDPPALQALADRAALRDQKDRLDRELKQLRTQQAVAADRSASKAQTEALYQQVLDAQKALEDFRRTETLSAEEPEKLEQLSQLEAAQDELKRSSDAFTERVQQLSAKLQLVGRQIADLEAKQRTLEDALRRRQLLPADLPFGTPFMEPVDDSMDNLLPLLNDYQDSWQGLQRVDNQIEALYAQVRLKGVAKFDSEDDMERRLQLLINAYSHRTEEALTLAKARRAAVTDIARTLRNIRSDYDSLEHQLALFNREINKRQVSNLESFRVVLAPNKEALKHIDQIIHSAGQYEEGETLSVFDLTQSADQDHKNEEAKEYLARLVAANHNQLGLKDLFELAFEITKINSQPVIHADIDGAASNGTTMTIKALTNMYLLLHLMDRDLAGRIRLPYYLDEAADIDERNQAALLETSQQLGFVPILASVKPQVSARVAIDLEGGSGPNGIYIDESDWKYISRIDEVKAIVREDQAEELA, from the coding sequence ATGAGCCAGGAACGCTACGGCATCCGCCGCTTCGCATTGCTCAACACCGCCGGCTACAGCCTGGGCCTGTTCCCCCTGGAACACCCGCTGTCGGTCTACGGCGCCAACAACCTGGGCAAGTCCGCCTCGATCAACGCCTTGCAGTTCCCGATCCTGGCGCGCATGTCCGACATGAGCTTCGGCAAGTACAGCCTGGAGCAGTCGCGGCGCTTCTACTTTGCCAGCGACACCAGCTACATCCTCTGCGAACTGAACCTGCCGCACGGCCCGCACGTGATCGGCGTGGTCGGCCGCGGCCCAGGCGGCGGTTTCGGCCACCAGTTCTTCGCCTACCAGGGCGAGCTGGACCTGGCCCACTACCAGAAAGACGACACCTGCCTGCGCCAGAAAGAGCTGTTCACCAACCTTGAGCGCAACGGCCTGAAGGCCTACGAGCTCAAGCCAGACGAGCTGCGTCGACTGCTGGTCGGCGGCCACACCTCAGTGCCGTTGGACCTGACCCTGATCCCGCTGCGCTCGACCAGCGAACAGAGCCTGAAGACCTTCCGCGCCCTGTTCATCAACCTGCTGCACATGCGCGAGATCACTGCTGCCAAGCTCAAGCAGCTGTTCCTCGATGCCTTCGAGCACAGCCTGCGCTCGGGTAGCGTCGACTACATCGCCGCCTGCGAAGAAGCCTTCCGCGACGTACGCCGTATGGAAGGCGACTACAACGCCCTGGTCGCTGCCGGGCCACTGGTCGAGGCCCTGGCTGGCGGCGTGGCCCAGCGCGACATCCTGCGCGGCAAGCTGCATCGCCTGTCGCCGCTGCTCGACAACCTGCTGGGCACCTGGCAGGACTACGCCATGGCGCGCAAGGAAGAGCTGGTGATCCAGTCTGAGCACTACCGCGCCGAGCAGGACCGCCTGCAAAACGACCAGCGCGGCGGCACCCAGGAGCTGATGCGCCTGGAGCGCGAGATCACCGGCATCCAGCGCTGGTTGGGCGAACTGTCGGTGCTCAAGCATCGCTTTGCCCTGGTCACCGACGTCAAGGTCCTGGAGCAGCAGTTGCTCGCTGCCAAGGACGCCCACGATGAGCTGGCCGGCGCCCTGGCCCAGTCGCGGCAGTTCTCTGCCGAAGACCTCGACGAGCGCGTGCGCGATCTGGAAAAGCGCGTCAAAGCGGTCAAGCAGCAGCTCGACCACGCCGACAACAACAGCTACGCCCGCCTGCGCGAAGAGTTCTCGCAACAGGACGTCGACCGCCTGATGCGCCTGTTCAACGGCGCCCTGTTCAGCCTGCCGCTGGGCGAGCGCGGCATCGAACTGGACGACAGCGACCTGTGGGTGAAATCCCTGGAAGCCGTGCTCGATAGCTTCAAGGGCGAGCGTTTCGAAGCGCCTGGCCTGTCCATCGACCTGTCGCACATCGATCCGCCAGCGTTGCAAGCACTGGCCGACCGCGCCGCCCTGCGCGACCAGAAAGACCGCCTGGATCGCGAGCTCAAGCAGCTCAGGACCCAGCAAGCAGTAGCCGCTGACCGTTCGGCGAGCAAGGCCCAGACCGAAGCCCTGTACCAGCAGGTACTGGATGCGCAGAAAGCCCTGGAAGACTTCCGCCGTACTGAAACCCTGAGCGCTGAAGAGCCGGAGAAGCTGGAGCAACTGAGCCAGCTGGAAGCGGCCCAGGACGAGCTCAAGCGCTCCAGCGATGCGTTCACCGAGCGCGTTCAGCAGCTCTCGGCCAAGCTGCAACTGGTGGGCCGGCAAATCGCCGACCTCGAAGCCAAGCAACGCACCCTCGAAGACGCCCTGCGTCGTCGTCAGCTGCTGCCGGCCGACCTTCCGTTCGGCACGCCATTCATGGAGCCGGTGGACGACTCGATGGACAACCTGCTGCCGCTGCTCAACGACTATCAGGACAGCTGGCAGGGCCTGCAACGGGTCGACAACCAGATCGAGGCGCTGTACGCCCAGGTACGCCTCAAGGGCGTGGCCAAGTTCGACAGCGAAGACGACATGGAGCGTCGCCTGCAGCTGCTGATCAACGCCTATTCGCACCGCACCGAAGAAGCCCTGACCCTGGCCAAGGCCCGCCGCGCCGCGGTCACCGACATCGCCCGGACCTTGCGCAACATCCGCAGCGACTACGACAGCCTCGAGCACCAGCTGGCCCTGTTCAACCGCGAGATCAACAAGCGCCAGGTGTCCAACCTGGAGAGCTTCCGCGTGGTGCTGGCGCCGAACAAGGAAGCGCTCAAGCACATCGACCAGATCATCCACAGCGCCGGCCAGTACGAAGAAGGCGAAACCCTGTCGGTGTTCGACCTGACCCAGAGCGCCGACCAGGATCACAAGAACGAAGAGGCCAAGGAGTATCTGGCGCGGCTGGTGGCGGCCAACCACAACCAGCTGGGCCTCAAGGACCTGTTCGAACTGGCGTTCGAGATCACCAAGATCAACAGCCAGCCGGTGATCCACGCCGACATCGACGGCGCCGCCTCCAACGGCACCACCATGACCATCAAGGCGCTGACCAACATGTACTTGTTGCTGCACCTGATGGACCGTGACCTGGCCGGACGTATTCGCCTGCCCTACTACCTCGACGAGGCGGCAGACATCGACGAACGCAACCAGGCGGCGCTGCTGGAAACCAGCCAGCAACTGGGCTTCGTGCCGATTCTGGCGAGCGTCAAGCCGCAGGTGTCGGCGCGGGTGGCAATCGATCTGGAAGGGGGTAGCGGGCCCAATGGTATCTACATCGACGAGTCGGACTGGAAGTACATCAGCCGCATCGATGAAGTGAAGGCCATCGTTCGCGAAGATCAGGCCGAAGAATTGGCCTGA
- a CDS encoding energy transducer TonB: MLIESRRRAYLCAMQVVHWLPRAELPFAAPSRPELLLPQAPVEDIEFDVRPAAPSATPPPAAPQARSGERPKIEIPRPASTAKPAPKAVEAEETAPGVRPAPVPPPRFALQLLRAGSCLLLVELATGQPFQSRDPSYLLLKDMLRAAGLPDAPQIIGEPVRWPLLVRGNMDQGPDAARDFVQGFIQARLEETPCTCLWLVGLPALRFAAEVQTEAYYQELKVDGLGDAWALPGLELLMDEPQRKADVWQAMRQLMARWKSVE; this comes from the coding sequence GTGCTGATCGAGTCCCGCCGCCGCGCCTACCTTTGCGCCATGCAAGTGGTGCATTGGCTGCCGCGCGCCGAACTGCCGTTCGCCGCGCCGTCGCGCCCGGAGCTGCTGTTGCCGCAGGCGCCAGTCGAGGACATCGAGTTCGACGTCCGCCCTGCCGCGCCCAGCGCTACGCCGCCGCCAGCTGCGCCACAAGCGCGCTCCGGCGAACGACCGAAAATCGAGATACCTCGCCCAGCCAGCACCGCCAAGCCTGCGCCCAAGGCGGTCGAGGCCGAAGAAACCGCGCCTGGGGTACGCCCGGCACCGGTGCCACCGCCACGTTTTGCTTTGCAGCTGCTGCGCGCCGGCAGTTGCCTGCTGTTGGTCGAGCTTGCCACCGGTCAGCCGTTCCAGAGCCGCGACCCGTCCTACCTGCTGCTCAAGGACATGCTGCGCGCCGCCGGTCTGCCCGATGCGCCGCAAATCATCGGCGAGCCGGTGCGCTGGCCGCTGCTGGTGCGCGGCAATATGGACCAAGGCCCGGACGCCGCCCGCGATTTCGTCCAGGGTTTTATCCAGGCGCGGTTGGAAGAAACCCCCTGCACCTGCCTGTGGCTGGTCGGCCTGCCAGCGCTGCGCTTTGCCGCTGAAGTTCAGACTGAAGCCTATTACCAAGAACTGAAGGTCGACGGTCTGGGCGATGCCTGGGCCTTGCCTGGTCTTGAACTGTTGATGGACGAGCCGCAACGCAAAGCGGACGTCTGGCAAGCGATGCGCCAGCTGATGGCGCGCTGGAAGAGCGTTGAATGA